The DNA segment TAGTCTTTAATTAATTTCATTTTAATGGAGTGAACTTCGGATCTTGCTTCTTCATTTGGTCGGTGTTTTCACCCTCTTTTTGTCACAAAACATAAGGATTATTGACACTGagatatttattaattattcgaATTATTTTATGACCATATTCATCTTTAGATCTATTGAGATTTGAGACTTGTCAAGAAAAGcttttctttaaaaataaaataaactctaTTACAGTATCTCTTTCTGAGTACAGAGCAGTTAATTAACACAGACAAATTGTAAGGTTTGGACAATATGAAATCACATAAATACCAGAAATAACTTTTTGAGTGTGTGTTATCTtttagtgttgtcaacacttcacgatAATATTATGCAGCAGAATAATTAACTAACAGTAAaagtaaataacacaaaaataattatgcacaagtactaagtacttgtacaatgcctcatggcgaaataatAACTAGAACAATATgaatatgcagtatgcctaaagtcctaaaaatgcacatgcatgtttgGTATTGTCCGtcagtgttggaaacacttaAGGACAGCAACCGTGAGTGCTTATAAAGAACACATGTTGAGAGATTTCCTAAGACTGGAGAATCTCTCGAAGTTTAatgcttttgtaaaaatatcggccagTTGGTTATTGGTCCCAACAAACTCCATATGGATCATGTCTTTCTCAactaaatctcgaatgaagtgatgtcttatgtcaatgtgtttagttcgagagtgttgtactgggttttttgatatatctatagcacttgagttatcacagtacacaattggTGTTTCACTTTTAAAACCATAGTCttgtagcatttgattcatccaaatgaATTGAAAACAACAACTTCCCGCTGCCACATATTCGGATTCAGCAATGGAAAGTGACACACAGTTGTGCTTCctactataccatgaaaccaagtTGTTATCCAAATAAAAACAACCACCCGTGGTGCTTTTCCTCTCATCAACATCtcctgcccaatcagcatcactatagcctaccaaattagtattggtttctttagtgtaccataaCCCTAAGTCTAAAGTGCCTgcaacatacttcaaaattcGTTTTACAGCTTTCATATTTGTGAATTtaggatcagattgatatcgggcacacaaacacacactgaacataatATCAGGTTGACTTGCACTCAAATATAGCAAACTTCCAATTATGCTTCTGTAcaaagtgttgtcaacactgtcagcaacactgtctttgcatagtttttcattagttcccattggtgttttcatatgtctaacatgatcagtacaaaacctcttcaccaaattcttagcatatttgctttgacacaaaaagattccatcactcatttgtttcacttgtaatcctagaaagtaattcaactcacctaccatgctcatttcaaaggtaacagtcatgctttcaacaaaatcattcacaagattttgagatgaagcacagaaaattatgtcatcaacatagatttgacagataagaatgttaccttgtactttttgaacaaaaagtgttttatccacctcacctcttttgaatccaatgtCAAGCAAATATTCTGTGAGCCTTCCATACCAAGCACGaggtgcttgtttcaatccatataaggcttttttcaacttataaacatgatcaagatGATGTGGATCTTCGAATCCCTTAGGTTGTCTTACATAAACTTCTTCactcaaaattccattcaaaaatgcgatttttacatccatttgaaaaattttcattttcatgtGACATGCAATAGCCAACAATAATCTAACAGATTCTATTCGGGCTACAGGAGCGAAAGTTTCATCAAAGTCCACCCCCTCAACTTGTGTacacccttgagctaccaacctagccttgttccttacaatatttcctgattcatcagttttgttCTTAAAAATCCACTTTGTTCCAATGATATTACTATGATCAGGTGGAGGAACTAAGATCCATACATCATTTCTAAAAAATTGTTCAAGTtcatcatgcatagcattgacccaaaactcGTCTTTTAAAGCCTCACCAacattttttggttcaatactAGACACAAAGCAAAAATGTCTTACCTGAGAGTATGCGGAAGTCATGCACACCAACCCACTCATCTTTTGATAATCAACTTTTTCCTTTCTTCGGGTCTGCATCCTTCCTTGTGCATCTCCTATGATTTGTGAAGTAGGATGGTTTTTCTGAATCTTGCTAGGTACATCATGTCCAGCATCTcgtatttcatcttcaaaatcatccTGTTCTTCTATACTTTGTTCATTCATATTCAGTGTTGGACTCAGTGTTGTGCTGGGTGATTTTTCAGGAGGGACCACACTATTGACAACACTGGAATCAGTCTTTGAAGAGACAGTATCTAGCAGATCATCAATATTGTCTTCAATTGTTTTCCCCTTCAGATCAGCATAATCATCAAATACCACATTAATAGATTCAATGATAATTCTAGTTTTCAAGTTAAACACACGATAAGCTCGACTATTCAAAGCATATCCAAGAAATAGACACTTATCGCTTTTTGAATCAAACTTAGCCAACTACATCCtgtcattcaaaacataacatatgcatccaaaaatatgaaaatatttaaggttaggcctctttcccatgagaatttcataggatgtcatagtagaaCCTTTCCTTAAATATACCCTATTGGATATGTGACATGCATTATTTAAAGCCTCAGCCCAAAatctttttgcaatatttttggaGCTTAACATAACCCTTGCCATCTCTTGGAGGGTTCTGTTTTTCCTTTCGGCAATGCCATTCTGCTGAGGTGTTTTAGGTGCTGAATATTCATGTGATATACCTTCCTTTTCACAGAATTGATCAAACAATGAGTTTTCAAATTCCTTACCATGGTCAGTTCGAATCCTGATAACCTTCAAAGCAAACAGATTAGTGATATGCtttatcaattttttgaaaGCATCGAAAGTTTCAGACTTTTCTCTTAAAAAACTTACCCATGAGTAccttgaaaaatcatcaacacacacAAATGAATACCTCTTACCTCCACAGCTTTCAACCTCCATAGGTCCCATTAAGTCTATGTGTAGGAGTTCAAGACAtcgtgttgtcccacagtgttgtaacactGGATGTGACACACaagtttgcttaccttttttACAGTCTCCACACACATATGGAACTCCAAAAGTTAAATTTGGCATCCCACGTACAGCATCATACTGGCTCAGTTTTTTCAATGCTTTGAAGTTGGCATGTCCcaacttttgatgccataaattcaaatcatTAACCTTGGTAAATTTGCAAGCAAGttcctctccaagttgataacagTTTTCCGATGATCTAGACCCTGTCAAAACACACGAATTACTCTTATCAAATACTTGACATAaattcttatcaaatttaacataaagatcatcatcacaaagttgactaatgctaataagattaacatttaatccttcaacatgcaGAACATTGTGAAGCTTAGGCAGTCCTTCTACATTCAAAGTTCCTTTTCCAACAATCTTTCCATTGACTCCTCTTCCATATTTCACTTTTCCTTTATcctgttcaacatagtcagaaAGATACTTCTTCAATCCTGTCAAGTGGCGTGAACTGCCACTGTCGAAGTACCAATGACCTGCAACATTAGTTTTCAAGGTagtataaacaacattacaactggatttagcttttggtacccaaaacTTTTTCTCAGTATTTTTCATCCTGGCAGTGTTCtggttcagtgttggcaacactgatgACAACACTTGTCTGGTATTCCAGTACATATAGTCATACCTGAGCTTATAACAGTAAGGCTTGATGTGACCTTGTTTGttacagtaatgacaaacaaactTACGCTTCCTTTGTTTTTTCCTCTGAATAGGAGCTTGTGCCTTCAATGTAATTGGTTTTTTCTTTGGAATTGCAATTGGAACACTACCAGAGTTATTGTTTTCTTTGACAAAAACAGTTTGTGACGACTCCCCAACTTCAAACTTGCTATTATGAAATCTTAGAACAGCTCTATCATCTTTTCCCATCATCAGAATTGAATCCAACTTGGTCTTGCTTGAATTATACTTTGCGAGAGTTGCATTGGCTC comes from the Henckelia pumila isolate YLH828 chromosome 1, ASM3356847v2, whole genome shotgun sequence genome and includes:
- the LOC140871108 gene encoding uncharacterized protein; its protein translation is MEKSETIDDYERRLRKIENEAIDLGDAISNERLVSKVLRSLPERFQMKICAIDESKDTSILGLDELMSSLRTYELEMNFGKKGVNESDDSIAFLTKQFGNYLKRMRDYKKPGQKPKVLNAPTVGKSLRICGPEQNTIPSKSQNHFQKEGKTLNISKKFESVKCHECTGFGHYANECPTRLRKGMCASLSDDEYKEGTEQGEEETHNALSVLVLQKKHSVITGVTTLGHNTDQKVLCLNASVSGDSNQEAGEVELSWDNAQKMYEELYNDWILRNKTNSALTKENSELKASVARLEVVLSKKDLELGKVKEELGRANATLAKYNSSKTKLDSILMMGKDDRAVLRFHNSKFEVGESSQTVFVKENNNSGSVPIAIPKKKPITLKAQAPIQRKKQRKRKFVCHYCNKQGHIKPYCYKLRYDYMYWNTRQVLSSVLPTLNQNTARMKNTEKKFWVPKAKSSCNVVYTTLKTNVAGHWYFDSGSSRHLTGLKKYLSDYVEQDKGKVKYGRGVNGKIVGKGTLNVEGLPKLHNVLHVEGLNGLDHRKTVINLERNLLANLPRIRTDHGKEFENSLFDQFCEKEGISHEYSAPKTPQQNGIAERKNRTLQEMARVMLSSKNIAKRFWAEALNNACHISNRLAKFDSKSDKCLFLGYALNSRAYRVFNLKTRIIIESINVVFDDYADLKGKTIEDNIDDLLDTVSSKTDSSVVNSVVPPEKSPSTTLSPTLNMNEQSIEEQDDFEDEIRDAGHDVPSKIQKNHPTSQIIGDAQGRMQTRRKEKVDYQKMSGLVCMTSAYSQAL